In Halapricum desulfuricans, a single window of DNA contains:
- a CDS encoding ABC transporter ATP-binding protein: MDGSSPAISTRSLTKQYGSTTAVDGLSFEVPSGVVYGFLGPNGAGKTTTMRMLTGLVEPTDGDGFVAGTHCSERRHLVDRIGLLPEKPPLYDELTGREQLQFAADLRNIPWERIFDRALGLADRLDLDDDLDRRIDGYSKGMRQKTAFVQAVQHDPAVVFLDEPTSGLDPRAARTLRELIVELADDGTTVFLSTHILPVVEEIADQVGVLYDGRLVSEGSPAELTDGVGNDGDADLEEAFLKVTDDPATAW, encoded by the coding sequence ATGGATGGGTCCTCGCCGGCAATATCGACGCGTTCGCTGACCAAGCAGTACGGTTCGACGACCGCAGTCGACGGGTTGAGCTTCGAGGTGCCGTCGGGAGTCGTCTACGGCTTTCTGGGGCCGAACGGGGCCGGGAAGACGACGACGATGCGGATGTTGACCGGGCTGGTCGAGCCGACCGACGGTGACGGGTTCGTCGCCGGAACCCACTGCAGCGAGCGCCGACACCTCGTGGACCGGATCGGGCTGCTACCCGAAAAACCGCCGCTATACGACGAACTCACCGGTCGCGAGCAACTCCAGTTCGCGGCTGATCTCCGGAATATCCCCTGGGAGCGCATCTTCGATCGGGCGCTCGGCCTCGCTGACCGTCTCGATCTCGACGACGATCTCGATCGACGGATCGACGGCTACTCGAAGGGCATGCGCCAGAAGACTGCCTTCGTCCAGGCGGTCCAGCACGATCCGGCAGTGGTCTTTCTCGACGAGCCGACCTCCGGGCTCGATCCGCGTGCGGCTCGAACCCTCAGAGAACTGATCGTCGAGCTGGCCGACGACGGGACGACCGTCTTCCTCTCGACGCATATCCTGCCGGTCGTCGAGGAGATCGCCGATCAGGTGGGCGTCCTCTACGACGGACGGCTGGTCTCGGAAGGGTCGCCCGCGGAACTCACTGACGGCGTCGGCAATGACGGAGACGCCGACCTCGAAGAAGCGTTCCTCAAGGTGACCGACGACCCGGCGACGGCGTGGTAA
- a CDS encoding glucose-6-phosphate isomerase: MRVDIGNALERVATPGVPEDALDRLDDRVADAHARIEEGRANNEHGYEALNLPGTVDTDEIRAAVKPFADSEYLLNVGIGGSALGAATLSAGLESDVEAYYLDNVDPEWVASILEEVDLSRTAVNVVSRSGTTAETLSNFLVVRDAMDDAGVDWTERTWVTTGEEGNLRDLAEKHDLPSLKVPDGVPGRFSVLSTVGLAAAALQGHDIDAIVEGAAAAEADLTPSLYDSPAYAYGAIAYALDVRGAGTNVMMPYEESLETFAEWYAQLWAESLGKDGLGQTPVRALGATDQHSQLQLYRAGPNNKMVTFVRATDREDTAIPETDLEGLSYLGGSSLGGLLDAEFEATEASLAAADLPNVRIEIDSVDEYGLGELLYSMEAATVMAGELYDVDTFVQPAVEWGKKAARGLLGGGDFEEADAVAEKTTLTIE, encoded by the coding sequence ATGCGAGTCGATATCGGAAACGCACTGGAGCGGGTCGCGACGCCGGGCGTCCCCGAGGACGCGCTGGACCGACTCGACGATCGGGTCGCTGACGCCCACGCCCGCATCGAGGAGGGGCGTGCGAACAACGAACACGGGTACGAGGCGCTGAACCTGCCCGGGACGGTCGACACCGACGAGATTCGGGCAGCCGTCAAACCGTTCGCGGACAGTGAGTACCTGCTCAACGTCGGGATCGGTGGCTCGGCGCTGGGCGCGGCGACGCTTTCGGCCGGACTGGAAAGCGACGTCGAGGCCTACTACCTCGATAACGTCGATCCCGAGTGGGTCGCGTCGATCCTCGAGGAGGTCGACCTCTCGAGGACGGCCGTCAACGTCGTCTCCCGGTCGGGGACGACCGCCGAGACCCTGTCGAACTTCCTGGTCGTCCGGGACGCCATGGACGACGCGGGCGTCGACTGGACCGAGCGCACGTGGGTCACGACTGGCGAGGAGGGCAATCTCCGCGATCTGGCCGAGAAACACGACCTCCCGTCACTGAAGGTTCCCGACGGCGTCCCCGGCCGCTTTTCGGTACTGTCGACGGTCGGGCTGGCAGCCGCCGCGCTGCAGGGCCACGACATCGACGCGATCGTCGAGGGTGCCGCGGCCGCCGAGGCTGACCTCACGCCCTCGCTGTATGACTCACCGGCTTACGCCTACGGCGCGATCGCCTACGCGCTTGACGTTCGCGGCGCGGGAACGAACGTGATGATGCCCTACGAGGAGAGCCTGGAGACTTTCGCCGAGTGGTACGCCCAGTTGTGGGCCGAGAGCCTCGGCAAGGACGGCCTGGGCCAGACGCCCGTCCGGGCACTCGGTGCGACCGACCAGCACTCGCAACTGCAGCTGTACCGGGCCGGACCCAACAACAAGATGGTCACGTTCGTGCGAGCGACCGACCGCGAGGACACGGCGATCCCCGAGACCGACCTCGAAGGCCTCTCGTATCTCGGCGGTTCGTCGCTGGGCGGGTTGCTCGACGCGGAGTTCGAGGCCACCGAGGCCAGTCTCGCCGCCGCGGATCTGCCGAACGTCCGGATCGAGATCGACAGCGTCGACGAGTACGGACTGGGCGAGTTGCTCTACAGCATGGAGGCCGCGACCGTCATGGCGGGCGAACTCTACGATGTCGACACGTTCGTCCAACCGGCCGTCGAGTGGGGCAAAAAGGCCGCGCGCGGACTGCTAGGCGGCGGCGACTTCGAAGAGGCCGACGCCGTCGCGGAGAAGACGACACTGACGATCGAGTAG
- a CDS encoding IMPACT family protein codes for MALADERPVVSEQYQTVAGRGRARFEVRGSEFIGHVAPATTVVEAEAFVESIRDEYADATHNVPAYRVRADPLREYQNDDAEPSGSAGKPALNVLAQREVENVVAVVTRYFGGTELGVGGLARAYSRAVKEGVDDAGVVTERPHERFEVTVEYDDSGTARGILESEGVEFEADYGEVVSFAVRVPEPDAAALRDRIRSATSGRADIDRDA; via the coding sequence TTGGCACTCGCCGACGAACGGCCGGTCGTGTCCGAGCAGTACCAGACGGTCGCCGGTCGCGGACGCGCTCGCTTCGAGGTCCGCGGGTCGGAGTTCATCGGCCACGTCGCGCCCGCGACGACCGTCGTGGAGGCGGAGGCGTTCGTCGAGTCGATCCGCGACGAATACGCCGACGCGACACACAACGTCCCCGCCTATCGCGTCCGGGCGGACCCGTTGCGCGAGTACCAGAACGACGACGCCGAACCCTCCGGCAGCGCCGGCAAGCCCGCGCTGAACGTCCTCGCCCAGCGCGAGGTCGAGAACGTCGTCGCCGTGGTCACCCGGTACTTCGGCGGGACGGAGCTCGGCGTCGGGGGACTGGCCCGGGCGTACTCGCGGGCCGTCAAGGAGGGCGTCGACGACGCCGGCGTCGTCACCGAGCGCCCGCACGAACGCTTCGAGGTCACTGTCGAGTACGACGACAGCGGAACGGCGCGGGGAATCCTCGAGAGCGAGGGCGTCGAGTTCGAGGCCGACTACGGCGAAGTCGTCTCCTTCGCAGTGCGAGTGCCCGAACCGGACGCGGCCGCCCTTCGAGATCGGATCCGAAGCGCCACCAGCGGACGCGCCGACATCGATCGGGACGCGTGA
- a CDS encoding 2Fe-2S iron-sulfur cluster-binding protein, which yields MDERIMVRVREEATGETRRIESTRGATLRDVLLEAGISPHGRYATKANCGGRGLCATCGVRFETDTPDADHWHDKLAEEFGYPRLSCQIELATDCSVVVPDKRMWGGRA from the coding sequence ATGGACGAGCGCATCATGGTCCGGGTTCGCGAGGAAGCGACCGGCGAGACCCGTCGCATCGAGAGCACGCGCGGGGCGACGCTACGGGATGTCCTGCTCGAAGCCGGTATCTCGCCGCACGGCCGGTACGCAACGAAGGCAAACTGCGGGGGTCGTGGCCTGTGTGCGACCTGTGGCGTTCGCTTCGAGACGGACACGCCCGACGCCGACCACTGGCACGACAAACTGGCCGAGGAGTTCGGCTATCCCCGACTGTCGTGTCAGATCGAACTCGCGACGGACTGCTCGGTCGTCGTGCCGGACAAGCGCATGTGGGGCGGTCGAGCGTAG
- a CDS encoding methyl-accepting chemotaxis protein, which yields MTGFLTSLYLGTADDTSKSASDVENEGGDDPSTASVSQSETVEGEECDPDELARLREQVDELQDQRDGLREERDRARERADRLETAITTATDTMERAVDGDLTVRAEIAADDPAAQELETACNELIGEWSASIRRVEEFSQQVSGATEQVATTAETVRTKSREVNESIRDIATDADRQHDRIEDVAGEVEDLSATVEEVASSAEEVASAAEVSAERARSGGEAATTAIDELERIETKTETTLESVESLADSVENIESIVEVIDDIAEQTNILALNASIEAARAGEEGAGFAVVADEVKSLAEETQSALDDIEGAIDAVREEADEAAADMRETRDRVGSGRETIDEALTALEDIVEDVEEVSGRVGEISNATESQAESTQQVAVMAEEVGEISEETADTADEVAAAARDQTSVLTEVQTATNTLADRTETLIESLDEFETTRAAADADSTTIEMWHAMSGQKGVLLESLAREFEDEHDGDVSVELTAKGSYRGTLDATLNAVENGRPPTIAQIFEIGTKRAMDSGGFVPVESVLPADFDETDLLDPVRSYYTTDHQLYSLPFNSSTPVLCYNRTAFERAGLDPDRPPETFDAVRRAASDLVDAGVADYGITFANYAWYVEQWFAQAGQPLVDRRNGRDGDATESYFDSEAGRELFSWWRDLELDGLYHNPGIEARGAAKSAFFDGTAAMLVASSSSLSGIEDSAREAGFELGTAPLPVADERNGLVVGGASLWVPESVSRERQRLAGEFLAWLARPAQQARWHRETGYFPINHGAVESLRSDGWFRENPHFETALEELLASSDIPATNGARIGPFDTVRTLVEEAYLDARDTDVETALTDLDAQVERLLENYRTG from the coding sequence ATGACCGGATTCCTCACCAGTCTCTACCTCGGGACGGCGGACGATACCTCTAAGAGCGCATCGGACGTCGAAAACGAGGGCGGGGACGACCCATCGACAGCATCAGTGTCACAATCAGAAACGGTGGAGGGGGAGGAGTGTGATCCGGACGAGCTCGCGCGTCTGCGCGAGCAGGTGGACGAACTGCAGGACCAGCGAGACGGACTGCGGGAGGAACGCGATCGAGCACGGGAGCGGGCCGATCGGCTGGAGACGGCGATCACGACGGCGACCGACACGATGGAGCGGGCGGTCGACGGCGACCTGACCGTGCGGGCTGAGATCGCGGCCGACGACCCGGCGGCACAGGAACTCGAGACCGCGTGTAACGAACTCATCGGCGAGTGGTCGGCGTCCATCAGACGCGTCGAGGAGTTCAGCCAGCAGGTCAGCGGCGCGACCGAACAGGTCGCCACGACGGCCGAGACCGTCCGGACGAAAAGCCGGGAGGTCAACGAGTCGATCCGCGACATCGCGACCGACGCCGACCGCCAGCACGATCGCATCGAAGATGTCGCCGGCGAAGTCGAGGACCTCTCGGCGACAGTCGAGGAAGTCGCGTCGTCTGCCGAAGAAGTCGCCAGTGCGGCGGAAGTCTCCGCGGAGCGCGCCCGTTCCGGCGGCGAGGCCGCGACGACCGCGATCGACGAACTCGAGCGGATCGAGACGAAGACCGAGACGACCCTCGAGAGCGTCGAGAGCCTGGCCGACTCGGTCGAGAACATCGAATCGATCGTCGAGGTGATCGACGATATCGCCGAGCAGACGAACATCCTCGCGCTGAACGCCTCGATCGAGGCGGCCCGCGCCGGCGAGGAGGGTGCCGGCTTCGCGGTCGTCGCCGACGAGGTCAAGAGCCTCGCAGAGGAGACGCAGTCGGCGCTGGATGATATCGAGGGTGCGATCGACGCGGTGCGCGAGGAGGCCGACGAGGCCGCCGCCGACATGCGCGAGACGCGCGATCGGGTCGGTTCCGGCCGGGAGACGATCGACGAGGCGCTGACGGCCCTGGAGGACATCGTCGAGGACGTCGAGGAGGTCTCCGGCCGAGTCGGCGAGATCAGCAACGCGACCGAGTCCCAGGCCGAGTCCACCCAGCAGGTGGCCGTCATGGCCGAGGAAGTCGGCGAGATCAGCGAGGAGACCGCGGACACCGCCGACGAGGTCGCCGCGGCCGCCCGCGACCAGACCAGCGTCCTCACCGAGGTCCAGACGGCGACGAACACGCTCGCCGACCGGACCGAGACGCTGATCGAGTCGCTCGACGAGTTCGAGACGACGCGAGCCGCAGCCGACGCCGACAGCACGACGATCGAGATGTGGCACGCGATGAGCGGCCAGAAGGGCGTCCTGCTGGAGTCGCTGGCCCGCGAGTTCGAGGACGAACACGACGGGGACGTCTCGGTCGAGCTGACCGCAAAGGGGAGCTACCGCGGGACGCTCGATGCGACGCTTAACGCCGTCGAGAACGGTCGGCCGCCGACGATCGCCCAGATCTTCGAGATCGGGACCAAGCGAGCGATGGACAGCGGCGGGTTCGTCCCCGTCGAATCGGTGTTACCGGCCGACTTCGACGAAACCGATCTGCTCGATCCCGTCCGATCGTACTACACGACGGATCACCAGCTGTACTCGCTGCCGTTTAATTCCTCGACGCCGGTGCTCTGTTACAACCGCACGGCCTTCGAGCGCGCCGGACTGGACCCCGACCGTCCGCCCGAGACGTTCGACGCCGTCCGGAGGGCTGCGAGCGATCTCGTCGATGCGGGCGTCGCCGACTACGGGATCACGTTCGCCAACTACGCCTGGTACGTCGAGCAGTGGTTCGCACAGGCGGGTCAGCCGCTCGTGGACCGGCGCAACGGCCGGGACGGCGATGCCACAGAGTCGTATTTCGACAGCGAAGCGGGCCGCGAACTCTTCTCGTGGTGGCGCGACCTCGAACTCGACGGGCTCTACCACAATCCCGGCATCGAGGCGCGCGGAGCGGCCAAATCGGCGTTTTTCGACGGGACGGCGGCGATGCTCGTCGCGTCGAGTTCGTCGCTTTCCGGGATCGAAGACAGCGCACGAGAGGCCGGCTTCGAGCTGGGAACGGCACCGCTCCCGGTGGCCGACGAGCGCAACGGGCTGGTCGTCGGCGGGGCCTCGCTGTGGGTGCCCGAATCAGTGTCGCGCGAGCGCCAGCGGCTCGCCGGCGAGTTCCTCGCGTGGCTGGCCCGGCCCGCCCAGCAGGCCCGCTGGCACCGCGAGACCGGCTACTTCCCGATCAACCACGGCGCGGTCGAGTCGCTACGCTCCGACGGCTGGTTCCGGGAGAACCCCCACTTCGAGACCGCCCTCGAGGAGTTGCTCGCGAGTTCTGATATCCCGGCAACCAACGGAGCCCGGATCGGCCCCTTCGATACGGTTCGGACGCTCGTCGAAGAAGCGTATCTCGATGCCCGCGACACCGACGTCGAGACGGCTCTGACCGATCTCGACGCACAGGTCGAGCGACTGCTGGAGAACTACCGGACCGGATGA
- the glgP gene encoding alpha-glucan family phosphorylase: MVSENLDGRIAYYTMEIGIENDVKTYSGGLGVLAGDTIRSFADMGVPAVCVAQLNERGYCKQTLEEDGTQISEEDPWPVEEYCEKLDVEVTVPINGRDVTVTAWQYDVVSERSGHTVPIIYLDTNVESNDPEAREYTQRLYSPGYGEDVQLAQEIVLGIGGTRILAELGYEIDTYHMNEGHAALLTLELLKENDMDPEPVREQTVFTTHTPVEAGHDQFNWGLVNEVLGEFVPQDVLKKYSREQDLHMTLLALNLSRYANSVAKKHQEVSQNMFPGYEIDAITNGVHVPFWVGDSFKELYDEYVEGWRENPYKLKHASVIPDDDLWEAHMEEKRDTIEFINEREGSDLDPEKLTIGFARRATAYKRADLIFYEHERLRHIAENVGEFQLVFAGKAFPGDEDGSGNIQKIFHDAWQLNDAINVEYVEDYDMEVGAKLTSGVDVWLNNPRRPLEACGTSGMKAAYNGIPQLGTLDGWWVEGHIENETGWKIGPEAEESEPDETAAADEDRQDAMDLYDQLENTVVPMYYEDREKWIDIMRNTMSFNGPYYHTQRMVREYLDDAYTQ, from the coding sequence ATGGTGTCGGAAAACCTGGACGGACGGATCGCGTATTACACGATGGAGATCGGAATCGAAAACGACGTCAAGACGTACAGCGGCGGGCTGGGCGTGCTGGCGGGCGATACGATCCGGTCTTTCGCGGACATGGGCGTCCCCGCGGTCTGTGTCGCCCAGCTCAACGAGCGTGGCTACTGCAAGCAGACGCTCGAAGAGGACGGGACACAGATCAGCGAGGAGGACCCGTGGCCGGTCGAGGAGTACTGCGAGAAACTCGACGTCGAAGTGACAGTCCCGATCAACGGGCGAGACGTGACGGTGACGGCCTGGCAGTACGACGTCGTCTCCGAACGAAGTGGGCACACGGTCCCGATCATCTATCTGGACACGAACGTCGAAAGTAACGATCCGGAGGCCAGGGAGTACACCCAGCGGCTGTACAGCCCCGGCTACGGCGAGGACGTCCAGCTGGCTCAGGAGATCGTCCTCGGAATCGGCGGCACCCGGATACTCGCCGAACTCGGCTACGAGATCGACACGTACCACATGAACGAGGGCCACGCCGCCCTCCTGACGCTGGAGCTGCTGAAAGAGAACGATATGGATCCCGAGCCGGTCCGCGAACAGACCGTCTTCACGACCCACACGCCGGTCGAGGCCGGCCACGATCAGTTTAACTGGGGACTGGTCAACGAGGTTCTCGGGGAGTTTGTTCCCCAGGACGTCCTCAAGAAGTACAGCCGCGAGCAGGACCTGCACATGACCTTGCTCGCGTTGAACCTCTCGCGGTACGCCAACTCCGTGGCGAAGAAACACCAGGAAGTCTCCCAGAACATGTTCCCCGGGTACGAGATCGACGCCATCACTAACGGCGTCCACGTGCCCTTCTGGGTCGGTGACTCCTTCAAGGAGCTGTACGACGAGTACGTCGAGGGCTGGCGCGAGAACCCCTACAAGCTCAAGCACGCGTCGGTCATCCCCGACGACGACCTCTGGGAGGCCCACATGGAGGAAAAGCGGGACACGATCGAGTTCATCAACGAGCGCGAGGGGTCGGATCTCGATCCGGAGAAGCTCACAATCGGGTTCGCTCGCCGAGCGACCGCCTACAAGCGCGCGGACCTGATCTTCTACGAGCACGAACGCCTGCGTCACATCGCCGAGAACGTCGGCGAGTTCCAGCTCGTCTTCGCCGGCAAGGCGTTCCCCGGTGACGAGGACGGCAGCGGGAACATCCAGAAAATTTTCCACGACGCCTGGCAGCTCAACGACGCGATCAACGTCGAGTACGTTGAGGACTACGACATGGAGGTCGGCGCGAAGCTCACCTCCGGCGTCGACGTCTGGCTCAACAACCCCCGACGGCCGCTTGAGGCCTGCGGCACCTCGGGGATGAAAGCCGCTTACAACGGGATCCCGCAGCTCGGCACGCTCGACGGCTGGTGGGTCGAGGGCCACATCGAGAACGAGACCGGCTGGAAGATCGGTCCCGAGGCCGAGGAGAGCGAACCCGACGAGACTGCGGCTGCAGACGAGGACCGCCAGGACGCGATGGACCTGTACGACCAACTGGAGAACACGGTCGTGCCGATGTACTACGAAGACCGCGAGAAGTGGATCGATATCATGCGCAATACGATGTCCTTCAACGGCCCGTACTACCACACCCAGCGGATGGTCCGGGAGTACCTCGACGACGCCTACACCCAGTGA
- the malA gene encoding alpha-amylase MalA — protein sequence MHHPGPPRFMAVGETQELAPRDPDPGETYVWSISESPADSSVVLGDEPIEYLTPDEPGTYTVELDAPDGTHELTVRVYPGEKAVSQQPSRAGYSGQSGYSGYSGYSGYSGVPGVSGGQSGSGVGSGIARDIGERGRPRITLTGEQVGDEVVITAHPKTAPGAPEEDLDVEFFVDDRDDLEEYEIDGYEFRAPLAAVEEPVRIHGVAIGYQYSVPDTVSVHPDGGVDLLNEPPEWTDEMSVYELYVRGFVEPEDDESILEAITDRLDDIKDLGLNTLWFTPVLQNDDFDHGYNITDFYSIADDLGGEEDFEKLIEEAHERDMKVLFDLVLNHSAREHEFYQRAVEGDPKYREWYDWQDEENNVPDTYFDWPYIANFNYDNLEVRRHLLDAVEKWAEYVDGFRCDMAWAVPRPFWQEIRALTKSKDSEFLLMDETIPYVADFHNLCFDVHFDAGLYFDLLQIGQGNQPADQIFDSIENRYKIGFPDHAGFLTYIENHDEDRYIEQAGEAAVRAAATASWTVPGIPMIYAGQEIGERQRRGHTHWEYANEELREFYHQLTETWEDIDALKVDADFERVDYESDDDAVTAFARDGEDGRYVVVLNFSGESEVVGLDEEVEAIDQITGENVAAENGVTVEDAVVLPAE from the coding sequence ATGCACCACCCAGGCCCACCGCGGTTCATGGCAGTCGGAGAGACACAAGAACTAGCCCCACGCGACCCCGATCCCGGCGAGACCTACGTCTGGTCGATCTCGGAGTCGCCGGCGGACAGTTCGGTCGTGCTCGGCGACGAGCCGATCGAGTATCTCACGCCGGACGAACCGGGGACTTACACGGTCGAACTCGACGCGCCGGACGGAACCCACGAGCTGACCGTCCGCGTCTATCCCGGTGAGAAAGCGGTCTCCCAGCAACCGAGTCGTGCCGGCTACAGCGGCCAGAGCGGCTACAGCGGTTACAGCGGCTACAGCGGTTACAGCGGCGTCCCGGGTGTCTCCGGGGGACAGAGCGGTAGCGGCGTCGGTTCCGGAATCGCCCGCGACATTGGCGAACGCGGTCGTCCCCGGATCACGCTCACGGGCGAGCAGGTCGGCGACGAGGTCGTCATCACGGCCCATCCCAAGACTGCGCCAGGCGCTCCCGAGGAAGACCTCGACGTCGAGTTTTTCGTCGACGACCGTGACGATCTCGAAGAATACGAGATCGACGGCTACGAGTTCCGCGCCCCGCTTGCGGCTGTCGAGGAGCCGGTTCGGATCCACGGCGTCGCGATCGGCTACCAGTACAGCGTCCCGGACACCGTCAGCGTCCACCCCGACGGCGGCGTCGATCTGCTCAACGAACCGCCGGAGTGGACCGACGAGATGTCCGTCTACGAACTGTACGTGCGCGGGTTCGTCGAACCCGAAGACGACGAGTCGATCCTCGAGGCGATCACCGACCGGCTCGACGACATCAAGGATCTCGGGCTGAACACGCTGTGGTTCACGCCCGTTCTGCAGAACGACGACTTCGACCACGGCTACAACATCACGGACTTCTACTCGATCGCCGACGACCTCGGCGGCGAGGAGGACTTCGAGAAACTTATCGAGGAAGCCCACGAGCGGGACATGAAGGTCCTGTTCGACCTCGTGCTCAACCACTCCGCGCGCGAGCACGAGTTCTACCAGCGCGCCGTCGAGGGCGATCCGAAGTACCGCGAGTGGTACGACTGGCAGGACGAGGAGAACAACGTCCCCGACACGTACTTCGACTGGCCGTACATCGCGAACTTCAACTACGACAACCTCGAAGTACGTCGGCACCTGCTGGACGCCGTCGAGAAGTGGGCCGAATACGTCGACGGCTTCCGGTGTGACATGGCATGGGCCGTGCCACGGCCGTTCTGGCAGGAGATCCGCGCCCTCACCAAGTCCAAGGACAGCGAGTTCCTGCTGATGGACGAGACGATCCCCTACGTCGCGGACTTCCACAACCTCTGTTTCGACGTTCACTTCGACGCCGGGCTGTACTTCGATCTGCTCCAGATCGGCCAGGGTAACCAGCCCGCCGACCAGATATTCGATTCGATCGAGAACCGGTACAAGATCGGCTTCCCGGATCACGCCGGGTTCCTCACCTACATCGAGAACCACGACGAGGATCGCTACATCGAGCAGGCCGGTGAAGCGGCCGTCCGGGCGGCTGCAACCGCGTCCTGGACGGTTCCCGGCATCCCCATGATCTACGCCGGCCAGGAAATCGGCGAACGCCAGCGTCGCGGCCACACCCACTGGGAGTACGCCAACGAGGAACTGCGGGAGTTCTACCACCAGTTGACCGAGACCTGGGAGGATATCGACGCGCTGAAAGTCGACGCCGACTTCGAGCGCGTCGATTACGAGAGTGACGACGACGCCGTCACCGCCTTCGCTCGAGACGGCGAGGACGGTCGCTACGTCGTCGTGCTGAACTTCTCGGGCGAATCAGAGGTCGTCGGACTCGACGAAGAAGTCGAAGCCATCGACCAGATCACCGGCGAGAACGTCGCCGCCGAGAACGGCGTCACCGTCGAGGACGCGGTCGTCCTCCCCGCAGAATAG
- the malQ gene encoding 4-alpha-glucanotransferase, protein MEFDRQSGLFLHIASLPGPDGIGTLGDPAETFVDFLADSGQSLWQFCPLGPTIPIHDNSPYQSYSAFAGNPLFLDLDDLVERGWLEELDRPDFDDANVEYEPVREFKEARLEEAFETFQEAASDDERAAFEQFKDDAGEWLEEYALYRALRTHFDGVSWLDWPEEAKMRDPDALERYREELAETIEYRQFLQWLFDQQWSALKEYANERGVKLVGDVPIYVDLDSADVWANPEIFKLDEQREPEYVSGVPPDEFSDDGQMWGTPVYDWAALAERDYGWWVSRFERLLQRVDIFRIDHFKAFESYWEIPADADTAREGEWVVGPHEEVFYAVRDQLGDLPIVVEDLGEITEEMDRIRDDLGYPGMNVAAFADWCDGDSRYHPVTYDENSVAYTSTHDTDTLVGWYEDLDDRQLDCLHYAVDYEGGDVHWDILDTVWGSDSAITLAQVQDPLGYGSEARFNVPGTEEGNWSWRVSEDALTDEVAQRLYDITEATGRLTD, encoded by the coding sequence ATGGAATTTGATAGACAGAGCGGACTGTTCTTGCACATTGCCTCGTTACCAGGTCCGGACGGCATCGGAACGCTCGGTGACCCGGCGGAAACGTTCGTCGATTTTCTTGCCGATTCCGGGCAGTCGCTGTGGCAGTTTTGTCCGCTGGGACCGACGATCCCAATCCACGACAACTCCCCGTATCAGTCCTACTCGGCGTTCGCCGGCAATCCGCTGTTTCTCGATCTGGACGATCTGGTCGAGCGCGGCTGGCTCGAGGAACTCGACCGCCCCGATTTCGACGACGCGAACGTGGAGTACGAACCGGTTCGGGAGTTCAAAGAGGCCCGTCTCGAGGAGGCCTTCGAGACCTTTCAGGAGGCGGCCAGCGACGACGAGCGGGCGGCGTTCGAGCAGTTCAAGGACGACGCCGGCGAGTGGCTCGAGGAGTACGCGCTGTATCGGGCGCTCCGAACGCACTTCGACGGCGTCTCCTGGCTGGACTGGCCCGAAGAGGCGAAGATGCGCGATCCAGACGCCCTCGAACGGTACCGCGAGGAACTGGCCGAGACGATCGAGTACCGGCAGTTCCTCCAGTGGCTGTTCGACCAGCAGTGGTCCGCGCTGAAAGAGTACGCCAACGAACGCGGCGTCAAGCTGGTCGGGGACGTGCCGATCTACGTCGACCTCGACAGCGCCGACGTCTGGGCCAACCCGGAGATATTCAAACTCGACGAACAGCGCGAACCCGAGTACGTCTCCGGCGTCCCGCCGGACGAGTTCTCGGACGACGGCCAGATGTGGGGGACGCCGGTCTACGACTGGGCCGCGCTGGCCGAGCGCGATTACGGCTGGTGGGTCAGTCGCTTCGAGCGTCTGCTCCAGCGAGTCGACATCTTCCGGATCGACCACTTCAAGGCATTCGAGAGCTACTGGGAGATCCCGGCCGACGCCGACACCGCCCGTGAGGGCGAGTGGGTCGTCGGACCACACGAGGAGGTCTTCTATGCTGTCCGCGACCAGCTGGGCGACCTCCCGATCGTCGTCGAGGACCTCGGCGAGATCACCGAGGAGATGGACCGGATCCGCGACGATCTGGGGTATCCGGGCATGAACGTCGCAGCGTTCGCCGACTGGTGTGACGGCGATAGTCGCTATCACCCGGTGACCTACGACGAGAACTCCGTCGCCTACACCTCAACCCACGACACCGACACGCTCGTCGGCTGGTACGAGGACCTCGACGATCGACAGCTCGACTGTCTGCACTACGCCGTCGACTACGAGGGCGGGGACGTCCACTGGGACATCCTCGATACCGTCTGGGGGTCGGACTCGGCCATCACGCTCGCGCAGGTGCAGGATCCGCTGGGTTACGGCTCGGAAGCACGGTTCAACGTCCCCGGCACTGAGGAAGGCAACTGGTCCTGGCGGGTCAGTGAAGACGCTCTGACCGACGAGGTCGCCCAGCGACTGTATGACATCACCGAGGCGACCGGACGGCTGACCGACTAG